The following are encoded in a window of Carassius auratus strain Wakin chromosome 6, ASM336829v1, whole genome shotgun sequence genomic DNA:
- the LOC113091381 gene encoding rap guanine nucleotide exchange factor 4 isoform X1, which yields MVAVHASAHSVASLEWIICLDKRPAERSGEDVDIILARLKGVKAFEKFHPNLLQQICMCGFYEYLEKGITLYRQGDIGTSWYAVLSGSLDVKVSETANHQDAVTICTLGVGTAFGESILDNTPRHATIVSRENSELLRIEQREFKTLWEKYRQCMAGLLAPPYGVMDSGATNDRMMDKENLNSDPLNFMSKNLNKVPSEKILRAEKVLRNAILARAPHMIRDRKYHLKTYRQCCVGTELVDWLLQQSSCVHSRAHAVGMWQVLLEEGVLNHVDHELNFQDKYLFYRFLDDEEEDAVLPSDDEKREAEEELQETLLFLSQIGPDAHMRMILRKPPGQRTAEDLEIIYDELLHIKALSHLSNTVKRELAGVLIFESHAKAGTVLFNQGEEGTSWYIIQKGSVNVVIYGKGVVCTLHEGDDFGKLALVNDAPRAASIVLREDNCHFLRVDKEDFNRILRDVEANTVRLKEHDQDVLVLQKSLRPSSHGNIQAHFKYTVMSGSPEKILEHLLETMRLDIHFSDPDPALDDFALMHCVFMPNSQLCPALLAHYHSQASQGSEQERLDYSVSSKRRVLSLALRWAALQGHHLLEDDTALSFLEELHGFATNDARVLRPLKELLPELERIIKQYPDDARTSQKKHKVLLRQFSSGEERLAKKQPIRSFDDILLKVYCSDHTYTTIRVPVLATGREVTAAVADKLGSTEELLLINLSASGEKQILKPNDVSVFQSLGVNGRLFVCSREQLDSLNPLPEQDGPSTGSMSSFELMSSKDLAFQMTQYDWELFSCVHEYELVYHTFGRQAYRRSTANLELFLKRFNQVQLWVVTEVCLCGTLSKRVQLLKKFIKIAAHCREFKNLNSFFAIIMGMCNPAVSRLSQTWEKLPSKFKKFYAEFESLLDPSRNHRAYRLTVAKMEPPIIPFMPLLIKDMTFTHEGNKTFIDGLVNFEKMRLIANTVRAMRHCRSQPFNAEVSPASKNPQEVRNYVRQLNVIDNQRTLSQLSFRLEPRRG from the exons GATGCTGTAACGATCTGTACTTTGGGAGTGGGGACGGCATTTGGGGAGTCAATTCTGGATAACACTCCTCGACATGCCACGATTGTCAGCCGAGAGAACAGTGAACTTCTGCGCATCGAACAGAGGGAGTTCAAAACCCTGTGGGAG AAATACAGACAGTGCATGGCTGGGCTTCTAGCACCGCCGTATGGAGTGATGGACAGCGGGGCTACAAATGATA GAATGATGGACAAAGAGAATCTCAACAGCGACCCTCTCAATTTTATGTCCAAAAACCTGAATAAG GTCCCGTCAGAGAAGATTTTGAGGGCAGAAAAAGTCTTACGTAATGCTATACTGGCCAGAGCTCCTCACATGATCAGAGATAGAAAATATCATCTGAAAacctacag GCAGTGTTGTGTGGGCACTGAGCTGGTCGACTGGCTGCTTCAGCAGAGCTCGTGTGTTCACAGTCGGGCTCACGCTGTGGGAATGTGGCAGGTGCTGCTGGAGGAAGGGGTCCTGAATCACG TCGACCATGAGCTGAACTTTCAAGATAAGTACCTCTTTTACCGTTTCCTTGATGACGAGGAGGAGGATGCGGTGTTGCCTAGCGATGATGAGAAACGTGAAGCTGAGGAAGAGCTGCAGGAGACCCTCCTCTTCCTTTCCCAGATCGGCCCTGATGCCCACATGCGAATGATCCTCAGGAAACC GCCAGGTCAAAGAACAGCTGAAGACCTGGAGATTATTTATGATGAGCTGCTGCATATCAAAGCTCTCTCTCATCTGTCTAACACT GTGAAGCGAGAGCTCGCCGGGGTCCTCATCTTCGAGTCACATGCCAAAGCAGGCACTGTGT TGTTTAATCAAGGGGAGGAAGGCACTTCTTGGTATATTATCCAGAAGGGATCAGTAAATGTAGTTATCTATGGCAAG GGTGTGGTGTGCACGCTGCATGAAGGAGATGATTTTGGCAAACTGGCCTTGGTGAACGATGCCCCCCGCGCTGCTTCCATCGTACTCAGAGAGGACAACTGCCACTTCCTGAGAGTGGACAAAGAGGACTTCAACCGTATACTCAGG gatGTAGAAGCAAACACTGTGCGTCTAAAAGAGCATGACCAAGATGTTCTGGTGCTACAGAAGAGTCTCCGGCCCTCCAGCCATGGAAACATCCAAGCCCACTTCAA ATACACTGTGATGTCAGGAAGCCCAGAGAAGATTCTGGAGCATCTGCTGGAGACAATGCGACTGGACATTCATTTCTCTGACCCAG ATCCAGCTCTTGATGATTTTGCGCTCATGCATTGCGTCTTCATGCCCAACAGCCAGCTGTGCCCCGCCCTTCTGGCCCA CTACCACTCTCAGGCCTCTCAAGGCTCAGAGCAGGAGCGTCTAGACTACTCTGTTTCCAGCAAGAGACGGGTGCTCAGCTTGGCTCTGCGCTGGGCTGCCCTGCAGGGCCACCATCTGCTGGAGGATGACACCGCGCTCAGCTTCCTGGAG GAGCTGCATGGGTTTGCAACTAATGATGCAAGAGTTTTGCGTCCACTGAAGGAGCTACTTCCTGAGCTGGAGAGGATCATCAAGCAGTA TCCAGATGATGCACGAACCTCTCAAAAAAAG CATAAAGTCCTGCTGCGACAGTTCAGCTCTGGAGAGGAGCGGCTTGCAAAAAAGCAGCCAATAAGGAGCTTTGATGACA TTCTCCTGAAGGTGTACTGCAGCGATCACACTTACACCACTATTCGTGTTCCTGTGCTGGCCACGGGGAGAGAGGTGACCGCAGCTGTAGCGGATAAACTGGGATCCACTGAAGAGCTGCTTTTGATAAACCTCAGTGCATCTGGAG AGAAGCAGATTTTAAAGCCCAATGATGTATCGGTGTTTCAGTCGCTAGGAGTGAACGGCCGATTGTTTGTCTGCTCCAGAGAACAGCTTGATTCACTG aatcCTCTTCCAGAGCAGGACGGTCCCTCCACAGGCTCGATGTCCAGTTTTGAGCTGATGAGCTCTAAAGACCTGGCCTTCCAGATGACACAATATGACTGGGAGCTTTTCAGTTGTGTACATGAG tatgaGCTGGTGTATCATACGTTCGGACGGCAGGCGTACAGACGCTCTACAGCAAATCTAGAGCTGTTTCTGAAGCGCTTTAATCAGGTTCAGCTGTGGGTGGTCACAGAGGTTTGTCTGTGCGGGACGCTCAGTAAACGGGTACAGCTACTCAAAAAGTTCATCAAGATTGCCGCCCA CTGTAGGGAGTTCAAGAATCTGAACTCTTTCTTTGCCATTATTATGGGCATGTGCAACCCAGCAGTCAGCAGACTCAGCCAGACATGGGAG AAACTGCCTAGTAAATTCAAGAAGTTCTACGCGGAGTTTGAGAGTTTACTA GATCCATCCAGGAATCACCGTGCATACCGCCTCACTGTGGCTAAGATGGAGCCGCCAATCATTCCCTTTATGCCTCTCCTCATTAAAG ACATGACATTCACTCATGAGGGGAACAAGACTTTTATTGATGGACTGGTGAACTTTGAGAAGATG cgGCTGATTGCTAACACAGTCCGGGCGATGAGGCACTGCAGGAGCCAGCCGTTCA ATGCTGAGGTGTCTCCAGCTAGCAAGAACCCACAGGAAGTGAGGAATTATGTGCGTCAATTGAATGTGATTGACAACCAGAGAACCTTATCCCAGCTGTCCTTCAGACTGGAGCCGAGACGGGGCTAA
- the LOC113091381 gene encoding rap guanine nucleotide exchange factor 4 isoform X2: MAGLLAPPYGVMDSGATNDRMMDKENLNSDPLNFMSKNLNKVPSEKILRAEKVLRNAILARAPHMIRDRKYHLKTYRQCCVGTELVDWLLQQSSCVHSRAHAVGMWQVLLEEGVLNHVDHELNFQDKYLFYRFLDDEEEDAVLPSDDEKREAEEELQETLLFLSQIGPDAHMRMILRKPPGQRTAEDLEIIYDELLHIKALSHLSNTVKRELAGVLIFESHAKAGTVLFNQGEEGTSWYIIQKGSVNVVIYGKGVVCTLHEGDDFGKLALVNDAPRAASIVLREDNCHFLRVDKEDFNRILRDVEANTVRLKEHDQDVLVLQKSLRPSSHGNIQAHFKYTVMSGSPEKILEHLLETMRLDIHFSDPDPALDDFALMHCVFMPNSQLCPALLAHYHSQASQGSEQERLDYSVSSKRRVLSLALRWAALQGHHLLEDDTALSFLEELHGFATNDARVLRPLKELLPELERIIKQYPDDARTSQKKHKVLLRQFSSGEERLAKKQPIRSFDDILLKVYCSDHTYTTIRVPVLATGREVTAAVADKLGSTEELLLINLSASGEKQILKPNDVSVFQSLGVNGRLFVCSREQLDSLNPLPEQDGPSTGSMSSFELMSSKDLAFQMTQYDWELFSCVHEYELVYHTFGRQAYRRSTANLELFLKRFNQVQLWVVTEVCLCGTLSKRVQLLKKFIKIAAHCREFKNLNSFFAIIMGMCNPAVSRLSQTWEKLPSKFKKFYAEFESLLDPSRNHRAYRLTVAKMEPPIIPFMPLLIKDMTFTHEGNKTFIDGLVNFEKMRLIANTVRAMRHCRSQPFNAEVSPASKNPQEVRNYVRQLNVIDNQRTLSQLSFRLEPRRG; encoded by the exons ATGGCTGGGCTTCTAGCACCGCCGTATGGAGTGATGGACAGCGGGGCTACAAATGATA GAATGATGGACAAAGAGAATCTCAACAGCGACCCTCTCAATTTTATGTCCAAAAACCTGAATAAG GTCCCGTCAGAGAAGATTTTGAGGGCAGAAAAAGTCTTACGTAATGCTATACTGGCCAGAGCTCCTCACATGATCAGAGATAGAAAATATCATCTGAAAacctacag GCAGTGTTGTGTGGGCACTGAGCTGGTCGACTGGCTGCTTCAGCAGAGCTCGTGTGTTCACAGTCGGGCTCACGCTGTGGGAATGTGGCAGGTGCTGCTGGAGGAAGGGGTCCTGAATCACG TCGACCATGAGCTGAACTTTCAAGATAAGTACCTCTTTTACCGTTTCCTTGATGACGAGGAGGAGGATGCGGTGTTGCCTAGCGATGATGAGAAACGTGAAGCTGAGGAAGAGCTGCAGGAGACCCTCCTCTTCCTTTCCCAGATCGGCCCTGATGCCCACATGCGAATGATCCTCAGGAAACC GCCAGGTCAAAGAACAGCTGAAGACCTGGAGATTATTTATGATGAGCTGCTGCATATCAAAGCTCTCTCTCATCTGTCTAACACT GTGAAGCGAGAGCTCGCCGGGGTCCTCATCTTCGAGTCACATGCCAAAGCAGGCACTGTGT TGTTTAATCAAGGGGAGGAAGGCACTTCTTGGTATATTATCCAGAAGGGATCAGTAAATGTAGTTATCTATGGCAAG GGTGTGGTGTGCACGCTGCATGAAGGAGATGATTTTGGCAAACTGGCCTTGGTGAACGATGCCCCCCGCGCTGCTTCCATCGTACTCAGAGAGGACAACTGCCACTTCCTGAGAGTGGACAAAGAGGACTTCAACCGTATACTCAGG gatGTAGAAGCAAACACTGTGCGTCTAAAAGAGCATGACCAAGATGTTCTGGTGCTACAGAAGAGTCTCCGGCCCTCCAGCCATGGAAACATCCAAGCCCACTTCAA ATACACTGTGATGTCAGGAAGCCCAGAGAAGATTCTGGAGCATCTGCTGGAGACAATGCGACTGGACATTCATTTCTCTGACCCAG ATCCAGCTCTTGATGATTTTGCGCTCATGCATTGCGTCTTCATGCCCAACAGCCAGCTGTGCCCCGCCCTTCTGGCCCA CTACCACTCTCAGGCCTCTCAAGGCTCAGAGCAGGAGCGTCTAGACTACTCTGTTTCCAGCAAGAGACGGGTGCTCAGCTTGGCTCTGCGCTGGGCTGCCCTGCAGGGCCACCATCTGCTGGAGGATGACACCGCGCTCAGCTTCCTGGAG GAGCTGCATGGGTTTGCAACTAATGATGCAAGAGTTTTGCGTCCACTGAAGGAGCTACTTCCTGAGCTGGAGAGGATCATCAAGCAGTA TCCAGATGATGCACGAACCTCTCAAAAAAAG CATAAAGTCCTGCTGCGACAGTTCAGCTCTGGAGAGGAGCGGCTTGCAAAAAAGCAGCCAATAAGGAGCTTTGATGACA TTCTCCTGAAGGTGTACTGCAGCGATCACACTTACACCACTATTCGTGTTCCTGTGCTGGCCACGGGGAGAGAGGTGACCGCAGCTGTAGCGGATAAACTGGGATCCACTGAAGAGCTGCTTTTGATAAACCTCAGTGCATCTGGAG AGAAGCAGATTTTAAAGCCCAATGATGTATCGGTGTTTCAGTCGCTAGGAGTGAACGGCCGATTGTTTGTCTGCTCCAGAGAACAGCTTGATTCACTG aatcCTCTTCCAGAGCAGGACGGTCCCTCCACAGGCTCGATGTCCAGTTTTGAGCTGATGAGCTCTAAAGACCTGGCCTTCCAGATGACACAATATGACTGGGAGCTTTTCAGTTGTGTACATGAG tatgaGCTGGTGTATCATACGTTCGGACGGCAGGCGTACAGACGCTCTACAGCAAATCTAGAGCTGTTTCTGAAGCGCTTTAATCAGGTTCAGCTGTGGGTGGTCACAGAGGTTTGTCTGTGCGGGACGCTCAGTAAACGGGTACAGCTACTCAAAAAGTTCATCAAGATTGCCGCCCA CTGTAGGGAGTTCAAGAATCTGAACTCTTTCTTTGCCATTATTATGGGCATGTGCAACCCAGCAGTCAGCAGACTCAGCCAGACATGGGAG AAACTGCCTAGTAAATTCAAGAAGTTCTACGCGGAGTTTGAGAGTTTACTA GATCCATCCAGGAATCACCGTGCATACCGCCTCACTGTGGCTAAGATGGAGCCGCCAATCATTCCCTTTATGCCTCTCCTCATTAAAG ACATGACATTCACTCATGAGGGGAACAAGACTTTTATTGATGGACTGGTGAACTTTGAGAAGATG cgGCTGATTGCTAACACAGTCCGGGCGATGAGGCACTGCAGGAGCCAGCCGTTCA ATGCTGAGGTGTCTCCAGCTAGCAAGAACCCACAGGAAGTGAGGAATTATGTGCGTCAATTGAATGTGATTGACAACCAGAGAACCTTATCCCAGCTGTCCTTCAGACTGGAGCCGAGACGGGGCTAA